Proteins encoded in a region of the Devosia sp. RR2S18 genome:
- a CDS encoding VOC family protein translates to MPAMIFVNLPVSNLDTAIAYYKALGFSQNPQFSDDTGACMVISDTIYVMVLTHAKFRQFSDLPIPDAREQRQALYALSCDSRDAVDQIAERGLAAGGRETRERQDMGFMYSRAIADPDGHTWEHFWMDMSQMPTE, encoded by the coding sequence ATGCCTGCTATGATTTTCGTCAATCTACCGGTAAGCAATCTCGACACCGCCATCGCCTACTACAAGGCGCTCGGCTTCAGCCAAAACCCGCAGTTCAGCGACGACACTGGCGCTTGTATGGTGATCAGCGACACCATCTATGTGATGGTGCTGACCCATGCCAAGTTCCGGCAGTTCTCCGACTTGCCAATCCCCGATGCCCGGGAGCAGCGGCAGGCGCTCTATGCCCTCTCCTGCGACAGCCGGGATGCGGTGGACCAGATCGCGGAGCGGGGCTTGGCAGCGGGGGGCCGCGAAACGCGGGAGCGCCAGGACATGGGCTTCATGTACTCACGCGCCATTGCCGACCCGGATGGGCACACCTGGGAGCATTTCTGGATGGACATGAGCCAGATGCCGACGGAGTAG
- the dnaJ gene encoding molecular chaperone DnaJ has protein sequence MAKQDFYEVLGVAKGADDATLKSAYRKLAMKHHPDRNPGDTAAEAKFKEISEAYDTLKDPQKRAAYDRFGHAAFENGRSGAGFGPEFSSSMSDIFEDIFGDFMGGGGRRGAGGGASRLRGSDLRYNLEISLEESFEGRTVEIDVPTLVGCTTCEGSGAKPGTGTHTCRQCNGHGKVRAAQGFFTIERTCPVCQGRGEMMDQPCTDCGGQGRRQENRKLSVDVPKGIEDGTRIRLANEGEAGVRGGPPGDLYIFVSIKPHDLFQRDGADLFARIPISMSTAALGGEFEVPTLDTLRAKVKVPAGTQPGQRVRLKGKGMPVLRSKDIGDLYVQLDIETPQNLSRRQRELLEEFARLETQETSPTSDGFFDKLKKMFEA, from the coding sequence TTGGCTAAACAGGATTTCTACGAGGTGCTTGGCGTCGCCAAGGGCGCCGACGATGCGACGCTCAAAAGCGCCTATCGCAAACTCGCCATGAAGCACCACCCGGACCGCAATCCGGGGGACACCGCCGCCGAGGCGAAGTTCAAGGAGATCAGCGAGGCTTACGACACGCTCAAGGACCCGCAAAAGCGCGCGGCCTATGATCGGTTCGGCCATGCCGCCTTCGAGAATGGTCGCAGCGGCGCTGGATTCGGCCCCGAGTTTTCGTCCTCCATGTCCGATATCTTTGAGGACATTTTCGGCGACTTCATGGGCGGCGGTGGTCGCCGTGGCGCCGGCGGCGGCGCATCGCGCCTGCGCGGCTCGGACCTGCGCTATAATCTCGAAATCAGCCTTGAGGAAAGCTTCGAAGGGCGCACGGTCGAAATCGATGTGCCGACGCTGGTGGGCTGCACCACGTGTGAAGGCTCAGGCGCCAAGCCGGGTACCGGCACGCACACCTGCCGCCAGTGCAATGGCCACGGCAAGGTTCGCGCCGCCCAGGGCTTTTTCACCATTGAGCGCACTTGCCCCGTCTGCCAAGGCCGCGGCGAGATGATGGACCAGCCTTGCACCGACTGCGGTGGCCAGGGCCGCCGGCAGGAAAATCGTAAGCTGAGCGTCGATGTTCCCAAGGGCATCGAGGACGGCACCCGCATCCGGCTGGCCAATGAAGGCGAGGCAGGGGTACGGGGCGGCCCTCCGGGTGACCTCTATATCTTCGTCTCCATCAAGCCGCATGATCTTTTCCAGCGCGACGGCGCCGATCTCTTCGCGCGTATTCCCATCTCCATGAGCACCGCCGCCCTGGGCGGTGAATTTGAAGTGCCGACGCTCGACACCCTGCGCGCCAAGGTGAAGGTGCCCGCCGGTACGCAACCGGGGCAGCGGGTTCGCCTCAAGGGCAAGGGCATGCCGGTCCTGCGCAGCAAGGACATCGGCGATCTCTATGTCCAGCTCGATATCGAGACACCGCAGAACCTCTCGCGCCGGCAGCGCGAACTGCTCGAAGAGTTCGCGCGCCTCGAGACCCAGGAGACCAGCCCGACCTCCGACGGCTTTTTCGACAAACTCAAGAAGATGTTCGAAGCCTGA
- a CDS encoding alpha/beta hydrolase, with the protein MSEQSAPTSADAGISRLAQLINGDAMSRLDADMKHVLDAMTQLGARPLEYSSPQSARRQPNFTDAVRSILSRQMRGPQDGGVETENLTIDTGEQQLSVRLYKPVGLLNRLNPAVLFFHGGGFVTGSLDSNDDSARAIARRTGALVISAGYRLAPEHKFPAAHEDAWQAWRWVLSEAGSLGVDPRRLVVAGEDAGGNLAANVALRARDERTIQPLHQLLIHPIAGSDLGTPSYNDCQRVRPIGLAAMRWRFRHLLEEQDAIHDRHIDLVSRSDWAGVAPATIILAGVDPLRSEGEALADALESAGVSVQCRMYQGVTQGFFGLGLMVTKALFAQADAADILARAVAPSRRS; encoded by the coding sequence ATGAGCGAACAGTCCGCACCAACATCTGCCGACGCTGGGATTAGCCGGCTGGCACAGCTGATAAATGGCGATGCCATGAGCCGGCTCGATGCCGACATGAAACATGTGCTGGACGCGATGACGCAGCTAGGGGCCCGTCCACTCGAATATAGCTCGCCACAGTCGGCGCGGCGGCAACCGAACTTTACCGATGCAGTTCGTAGCATTCTGTCCCGGCAGATGCGGGGACCGCAGGATGGTGGAGTGGAAACCGAGAACCTCACCATCGATACTGGCGAACAGCAGCTCTCGGTTCGTCTCTACAAACCCGTGGGTCTCCTCAATCGGCTCAATCCAGCTGTGCTGTTCTTCCATGGCGGCGGTTTTGTCACCGGCAGCCTCGACAGCAATGACGACTCGGCACGGGCGATCGCGCGACGTACTGGAGCGCTGGTGATCTCCGCCGGCTATCGACTAGCGCCCGAACACAAGTTCCCCGCAGCCCATGAGGATGCGTGGCAGGCCTGGCGCTGGGTGCTGAGCGAAGCCGGTTCCCTCGGGGTGGACCCGCGTCGCTTGGTGGTGGCCGGCGAAGACGCTGGTGGCAACCTAGCCGCCAATGTTGCGCTGCGGGCGCGAGACGAGCGAACCATCCAGCCGCTCCACCAATTGCTGATCCATCCCATTGCCGGCAGCGATTTGGGCACTCCGTCCTACAATGACTGCCAACGCGTGCGTCCCATCGGGCTTGCCGCGATGCGCTGGCGCTTCCGGCACCTCCTCGAAGAGCAGGACGCCATCCATGATCGGCACATCGATCTGGTATCGCGCAGCGATTGGGCTGGGGTTGCGCCAGCGACCATCATCCTTGCGGGCGTCGATCCGCTTCGCTCCGAAGGGGAAGCCCTAGCCGACGCGCTGGAAAGCGCTGGTGTATCGGTGCAGTGCCGGATGTACCAAGGCGTGACGCAGGGCTTTTTTGGGCTCGGTCTCATGGTGACCAAGGCGCTCTTTGCCCAGGCCGACGCCGCCGACATTCTCGCGCGGGCCGTTGCGCCCAGCCGACGCAGCTAA